A part of Vulpes lagopus strain Blue_001 chromosome 4, ASM1834538v1, whole genome shotgun sequence genomic DNA contains:
- the APC gene encoding adenomatous polyposis coli protein isoform X3 — translation MAAASYDQLLKQVEALKMENSNLRQELEDNSNHLTKLETEASNMKEVLKQLQGSIEDEAMASSGQIDLLERLKELNLDSSNFPGVKLRSKMSLRSYGSREGSVSSRSGECSPVPMGSFPRRGFVNGSRENTGYLEELEKERSLLLADLDKEEKEKDWYYAQLQNLTKRIDSLPLTENRRVTRIQQIEKDILRIRQLLQSQATEAERSSQSKHEAGSHEAERQNEGQGVGEINMATSGSAQGSAARMDHETASVLSSSSTHSAPRRLTSHLGTKVEMVYSLLSMLGTHDKDDMSRTLLAMSSSQDSCISMRQSGCLPLLIQLLHGNDKDSVLLGNSRGSKEARARASAALHNIIHSQPDDKRGRREIRVLHLLEQIRAYCETCWEWQEAHEQGMDQDKNPMPAPVEHQICPAVCVLMKLSFDEEHRHAMNELGRKATRGISSQELGQGLSGGLQAIAELLQVDCEMYGLTNDHYSITLRRYAGMALTNLTFGDVANKATLCSMKGCMRALVAQLKSESEDLQQVIASVLRNLSWRADVNSKKTLREVGSVKALMECALEVKKESTLKSVLSALWNLSAHCTENKADICAVDGALAFLVGTLTYRSQTNTLAIIESGGGILRNVSSLIATNEDHRQILRENNCLQTLLQHLKSHSLTIVSNACGTLWNLSARNPKDQEALWDMGAVSMLKNLIHSKHKMIAMGSAAALRNLMANRPAKYKDANIMSPGSSLPSLHVRKQKALEAELDAQHLSETFDNIDNLSPKASHRNKQRHKPNLYGDYVFDTNRHDDNRSDNFNAGNMTVLSPYLNTTVLPSSSSSRGSLDSSRSEKDRSLERERGISLGNYHPATENPGTSSKRGLQISTTAAQIAKVMEEVSAIHTSQEDRSSGSTTELHCGTDERNTLRRSSTAHTHANTYSFTKSENSNRTCPVPYAKLEYKRSSNDSLNSVSSSDGYGKRGQMKPSIESYSEDDESKFCSYGQYPADLAHKIHSANHMDDNDGELDTPINYSLKYSDEQLNSGRQSPSQNERWARPKHIIEDEIKQSEQRQSRSQSTTYPVYTESTDDKHLKFQPHFGQQECVSPYRSRGASGSEMNRVGSNHGINQNVNQSLCQEDDYEDDKPTNYSERYSEEEQHEEEERPTNYSIKYNEEKHHVDQPIDYSLKYATDIPSSQKPPFSFSKNSSGQSAKTEHLSASSENTSTPSSSAKRQTQHHPSSAQSRNGQTPKANSCKVPSINQETIQTYCVEDTPICFSRCSSLSSLSSAEDEIGCDPAPQEAESANTLQRAEIKENSGTRTTEDAVSEVPAASPHIRTKSSRLQASGLSAESTRHKAVEFSSGAKSPSKSGAQTPKSPPEHYVQETPLMFSRCTSVSSLDSFESRSIASSVQSEPCSGMVSGIISPSDLPDSPGQTMPPSRSKTPPPPPQTVQTKREVPKNKASAAEKRESGPKQAAVNAAVQRVQVLPDADTLLHFATESTPDGFSCSSSLSALSLDEPFIQKDVELRIMPPVQENDNGNETESEQPEEANENQEKEPEKPTDSEKDLLDDSDDDDIEILEECIISAMPTKSSRKAKKPAQTAPKLPPPVARKPSQLPVYKLLPSQNRLQAQKHVSFTPGEDMPRVYCVEGTPINFSTATSLSDLTIESPPNELAAGEGVRAGAQPSEFEKRDTIPTEGRSTDEAQRGKAPAVTIPELDDSKTEEGDILAECINSAMPKGKSHKPFRVKKIMDQVQQASVSSSGTNKNQLDGKKKKPTSPVKPIPQSAEYRTRVRKHTDSKNNVNAERTFSDNKDSKKQNLKNNSKDFNDKLPNNEDRVRGSFTFDSPHHYTPIEGTPYCFSRNDSLSSLDFEDDDVDLSREKAELRKGKENKDSEAKVPSHTEPTSNQQSANKTQAVTKHPINRGQSKPVLQKQPTFPQSSKDLPDRGAATDEKLQNFAIENTPVCFSRNSSLSSLSDIDQENNNNKENEPLKEAEPPDSQGEPSKPQASGYAPKSFHVEDTPVCFSRNSSLSSLSIDSEDDLLQECISSAMPKKKKPSRLKGDTEKHSPRNMSGILAEDLTLDLKDIQRPDSEHGLSPDSENFDWKAIQEGANSIVSSLHQAAAAACLSRQASSDSDSILSLKSGISLGSPFHLTPDQEEKPFTSNKGPRILKPGEKSTLETKKIESENKGIKGGKKVYKSLITGKIRSNSEVLSQMKQPLQANMPSLSRGRTMIHIPGVRNSSSSTSPVSKKGPPLKTPASKSPSEGQTATTSPRGTKPSVKSELSPVTRPAPQPAGANKGPSRSGSRDSTPSRPAQQPLSRPMQSPGRNSISPGRNGISPPNKLSQLPRTSSPSTASTKSSGSGKMSYTSPGRQMSQQNLSKQTGLSKNGSSIPRSESASKGLNQMSNSNGSNKKVELSRMSSTKSSGSESDRSERPVLVRQSTFIKEAPSPTLRRKLEESASFESLSPSSRPDSPTRSQAQTPVLSPSLPDMSLSAHPSIQSGGWRKLPPNLSPTIEYNDGRPAKRHDIARSHSESPSRLPINRSGTWKREHSKHSSSLPRVSTWRRTGSSSSILSASSESSEKAKSEDEKHVNSISGTKQMKENQVSTKGTWRKIKENDISPTNSTSQTTSSGAANGAESKTLIYQMAPAVSKTEDVWVRIEDCPINNPRSGRSPTGNMPPVIDTVLEKGNPNAKDAKDNQGKPSVGNGSGPVRAVGLENRLNSFIQVEAPDQKGTEAKPGPSNPVPAPEANESCAAERTPFSSSSSSKHSSPSGTVAARVTPFNYNPSPRKSSADGTSARPSQIPTPVATATKKRDSKTDGAESGGTQSPKRHSGSYLVTSV, via the exons GGTTCAGCTGCACGAATGGATCATGAAACAGCAAGCGTTTTGAGTTCTAGTAGCACACACTCTGCTCCTCGAAGGTTGACAAGTCATCTGGGCACCAAG GTGGAAATGGTGTATTCATTGTTGTCAATGCTTGGTACTCATGATAAGGATGATATGTCGCGAACTTTGCTAGCTATGTCTAGCTCCCAAGACAGCTGTATATCCATGCGACAGTCTGGATGTCTTCCTCTCCTCATCCAGCTTTTACATGGCAATGACAAAGACTCTGTGTTGTTGGGAAATTCCCGGGGCAGTAAAGAGGCTCGGGCCAGGGCCAGTGCAGCACTTCACAACATCATTCACTCACAGCCTGATGACAAGAGAGGCAGGCGTGAAATCCGAGTCCTTCATCTTTTGGAACAGATACGAGCTTACTGTGAAACCTGTTGGGAGTGGCAGGAAGCCCATGAACAAGGCATGGACCAGGACAAAAATCCAA TGCCAGCTCCTGTTGAACATCAGATCTGTCCTGCTGTGTGTGTTCTAATGAAACTTTCATTTGATGAAGAGCATAGACATGCAATGAATGAACTTG gTAGGAAGGCTACCCGGGGCATTTCATCACAGGAGCTAGGGCAGGGGCTTTCAG GGGGACTACAGGCCATTGCAGAATTATTGCAAGTGGACTGTGAAATGTATGGGCTAACTAATGACCACTACAGTATTACATTAAGACGATATGCTGGAATGGCTCTGACAAACTTGACTTTTGGAGATGTAGCCAACAAG gCTACACTCTGCTCTATGAAAGGCTGCATGAGAGCACTTGTGGCCCAACTAAAATCTGAAAGTGAGGACTTACAGCAG gttaTTGCAAGTGTTTTGAGGAATTTGTCTTGGCGAGCAGATGTAAATAGTAAAAAGACATTGCGTGAAGTTGGAAGTGTGAAAGCATTGATGGAATGTGCTTTGGAAGTTAAAAAG GAATCAACCCTCAAAAGCGTATTGAGTGCCTTATGGAATTTGTCAGCACACTGCACTGAGAATAAAGCTGATATATGTGCTGTGGATGGTGCACTTGCGTTCCTGGTTGGCACTCTCACTTACCGAAGCCAGACAAATACTTTAGCCATTATCGAAAGTGGAGGTGGGATATTACGGAATGTGTCCAGCTTGATAGCTACAAACGAGGACCACAG gcaAATCCTAAGAGAGAACAACTGCCTGCAAACCTTATTGCAACACTTGAAATCTCACAGTTTGACAATAGTTAGTAATGCATGTGGAACCTTGTGGAATCTCTCAGCAAGAAATCCAAAAGACCAAGAAGCATTATGGGACATGGGGGCAGTCAGCATGCTCAAGAACCTCATTCATTCAAAGCACAAAATGATTGCTATGGGAAGTGCCGCAGCTTTAAGGAATCTCATGGCTAATAGACCTGCAAAGTATAAGGATGCCAATATTATGTCTCCTGGTTCAAGCTTGCCATCTCTTCATGTCAGGAAACAAAAAGCCCTAGAAGCAGAATTAGATGCTCAGCATTTATCAGAAACTTTTGACAATATTGACAATTTAAGTCCCAAGGCATCTCATCGTAACAAGCAACGACACAAGCCAAATCTGTATGGTGACTATGTTTTTGACACCAATCGACATGATGATAATAGGTCAGACAATTTTAATGCTGGAAATATGACTGTCCTTTCACCGTATTTAAATACTACAGTGTTGCCCAGCTCTTCTTCATCAAGAGGAAGTTTAGACAGTTCTCGTTCTGAAAAAGATAGAAGTTTGGAGAGAGAACGAGGAATTAGCTTAGGCAACTACCACCCAGCAACGGAAAATCCAGGCACGTCTTCAAAGCGAGGTTTGCAGATTTCCACCACGGCCGCCCAGATTGCCAAAGTCATGGAAGAAGTATCAGCCATTCACACCTCCCAGGAAGACAGAAGTTCTGGGTCTACCACTGAGTTACACTGTGGGACAGATGAGAGGAACACACTAAGAAGAAGCTCGACTgcccacacacatgcaaacacatacAGCTTCACGAAGTCAGAAAATTCAAACAGGACGTGTCCTGTGCCTTATGCTAAATTGGAATACAAGAGATCTTCAAATGATAGTTTAAACAGTGTCAGTAGTAGTGATGGTTATGGCAAAAGAGGTCAGATGAAGCCTTCCATTGAATCCTATTCTGAAGATGACGAAAGTAAATTTTGCAGCTATGGTCAATACCCAGCTGACCTAGCCCATAAAATACATAGTGCAAATCATATGGATGACAACGATGGAGAGCTAGATACACCCATAAATTATAGTCTTAAGTATTCAGACGAGCAGTTGAACTCTGGAAGGCAAAGCCCCTCACAGAATGAAAGATGGGCAAGACCCAAGCATATAATAGAAGACGAAATAAAACAAAGTGAGCAAAGACAATCAAGAAGTCAAAGCACAACTTACCCCGTATACACTGAGAGCACTGATGATAAACACCTCAAGTTCCAGCCACATTTTGGACAGCAGGAATGTGTTTCCCCATATAGGTCAAGAGGAGCCAGTGGTTCAGAAATGAATCGAGTAGGTTCTAATCATGGAATTAATCAAAACGTAAACCAGTCTTTGTGTCAGGAAGATGACTATGAAGACGATAAGCCAACCAACTATAGTGAACGTTACTCTGAGGAAGAGCAACACGAGGAAGAAGAAAGACCAACAAATTATAGCATAAAGTACAATGAAGAAAAACATCACGTGGATCAGCCTATTgattatagtttaaaatatgcCACAGACATTCCTTCCTCACAGAAACCACCATTTTCATTCTCAAAGAATTCCTCTGGGCAAAGCGCTAAAACTGAACACCTCTCTGCAAGCAGTGAGAATACATCCACGCCTTCATCCAGTGCCAAGAGGCAGACTCAGCACCATCCCAGCTCAGCACAAAGTAGAAATGGCCAGACCCCAAAAGCCAACTCCTGCAAAGTTCCCTCTATCAACCAGGAAACGATACAGACATACTGTGTAGAGGACACCCCGATTTGTTTCTCGCGTTGCAGTTCACTATCCTCTCTGTCCTCAGCTGAAGATGAGATCGGATGTGACCCAGCACCGCAGGAGGCAGAGTCAGCTAATACCCTacaaagagcagaaatcaaagaaaacagtGGGACAAGGACAACAGAAGATGCTGTGAGTGAGGTTCCAGCAGCGTCACCGCACATCAGAACCAAATCCAGCAGACTTCAGGCTTCTGGTTTATCGGCAGAGTCAACCAGGCACAAAGCTGTTGAATTTTCTTCAGGGGCCAAATCTCCATCAAAAAGTGGTGCTCAGACTCCTAAAAGTCCACCAGAGCACTATGTTCAGGAGACTCCGCTCATGTTTAGCAGGTGTACGTCAGTCAGTTCGCTCGACAGTTTTGAGAGTCGTTCAATTGCCAGCTCTGTTCAGAGCGAACCCTGCAGTGGCATGGTGAGTGGCATTATAAGCCCCAGTGACCTTCCAGATAGCCCAGGACAAACCATGCCGCCAAGCAGGAGTAaaacccctcctcctccccctcagaCAGTTCAGACTAAGCGAGAGGTCCCTAAAAACAAAGCCTCTGCTGCCGAGAAGAGAGAGAGCGGCCCTAAGCAAGCTGCTGTGAATGCTGCAGTTCAGAGAGTCCAGGTTCTTCCAGATGCTGACACCCTATTGCATTTTGCCACAGAAAGTACTCCGGATGGATTTTCTTGTTCATCCAGCCTGAGTGCTCTGAGCCTTGATGAGCCATTTATACAGAAAGACGTGGAATTAAGAATAATGCCTCCAGTTCAGGAAAACGACAATGGGAATGAAACTGAGTCTGAGCAGCCTGAAGAAGCAAATGAGAACCAGGAAAAAGAGCCCGAAAAGCCTACTGATTCTGAAAAAGACCTGTTAGACGACTCAGATGATGATGATATTGAAATACTTGAAGAGTGTATTATTTCTGCCATGCCAACAAAATCTTCACGCAAAGCCAAAAAACCAGCCCAGACTGCTCCAAAATTACCTCCCCCTGTGGCAAGGAAGCCAAGTCAACTCCCCGTCTACAAACTCCTTCCCTCGCAAAACAGGTTACAGGCGCAAAAGCATGTTAGCTTCACCCCAGGAGAGGATATGCCACGGGTGTACTGTGTCGAAGGGACGCCTATCAACTTCTCCACAGCTACGTCTCTAAGCGATCTGACAATAGAATCTCCTCCAAATGAGTTAGCTGCTGGAGAAGGGGTTAGAGCCGGGGCACAGCCAAGTGAATTTGAGAAACGAGATACCATTCCTACAGAAGGCAGAAGTACAGACGAGGCTCAAAGAGGAAAAGCCCCGGCAGTGACTATACCTGAGCTGGATGACAGTAAAACAGAAGAGGGGGATATTCTTGCAGAGTGCATTAATTCTGCTATGCCCAAAGGAAAAAGTCACAAGCCTTTCCGTGTGAAGAAGATAATGGACCAGGTCCAGCAGGCGTCTGTGTCTTCATCTGGAACTAACAAAAATCAGTTAgatggcaagaaaaagaaacctacTTCACCAGTAAAACCTATACCACAGAGCGCCGAATACAGGACACGTGTAAGAAAACACACAGACTcgaaaaataatgtaaatgctGAAAGAACTTTCTCAGACAATAAAGattcaaagaaacagaacttgaaaaataattccaaGGACTTCAATGATAAGCTACCAAATAACGAAGATCGAGTCAGAGGAAGTTTTACTTTCGATTCACCTCATCACTACACGCCCATTGAAGGAACTCCGTACTGTTTTTCACGAAATGATTCTTTGAGTTCTCTAGATTTTGAGGATGATGATGTTGACCTTTCCAGGGAAAAGGCTGaattaagaaaagggaaagaaaataaagactcaGAAGCTAAAGTCCCCAGCCACACAGAACCAACCTCTAACCAACAATCTGCTAATAAAACCCAGGCTGTTACAAAACACCCCATAAATCGAGGTCAGTCTAAACCCGTGCTGCAGAAGCAGCCCACGTTTCCACAGTCCTCTAAAGACCTACCAGACAGAGGGGCAGCAACTGATGAGAAATTGCAGAATTTTGCTATCGAAAATACTCCAGTGTGCTTTTCTCGGAACTCCTCTCTAAGTTCTCTTAGTGACATTGAccaagaaaacaacaataacaaagaaaatgaacCTCTTAAAGAGGCCGAGCCCCCTGACTCCCAGGGAGAACCCAGTAAACCTCAGGCATCGGGTTACGCACCTAAATCCTTTCACGTTGAAGACACTCCTGTTTGTTTCTCGAGAAACAGTTCTCTCAGTTCTCTAAGCATTGATTCTGAAGACGACCTGTTGCAGGAGTGTATAAGTTCTGcaatgccaaaaaagaaaaagccttcaaGACTCAAGGGTGATACTGAAAAGCATAGTCCCAGAAACATGAGCGGCATATTAGCAGAAGACTTGACACTTGATTTGAAAGATATACAGAGACCAGATTCAGAACATGGTTTATCCCCAGATTCAGAAAATTTTGATTGGAAAGCTATTCAGGAAGGTGCAAATTCCATAGTAAGTAGTTTACATCAAGCTGCCGCTGCTGCCTGTTTGTCTAGACAAGCTTCATCCGACTCAGATTCCATCCTTTCACTGAAATCGGGAATCAGTCTGGGGTCACCATTTCATCTTACACCCGACCAAGAGGAAAAACCCTTTACAAGTAATAAGGGCCCACGAATTCTAAAACCCGGGGAGAAGAGTACATTGGAAACTAAAAAGATAGAATctgaaaataaaggaatcaaaggaggcaaaaaagtttataaaagttTAATAACTGGAAAAATTCGATCTAATTCGGAGGTTTTAAGCCAAATGAAACAGCCCCTTCAAGCAAACATGCCTTCGCTCTCTCGAGGCAGGACCATGATTCATATTCCAGGAGTTCGAAACAGCTCTTCAAGTACAAGTCCGGTTTCTAAAAAAGGTCCACCCCTTAAGACTCCAGCCTCCAAAAGTCCCAGTGAGGGTCAGACAGCCACCACTTCTCCTAGAGGAACCAAACCATCCGTGAAGTCAGAATTAAGCCCTGTGACCAGGCCGGCCCCCCAGCCAGCTGGGGCAAATAAAGGGCCATCTAGATCAGGATCGAGAGATTCCACTCCTTCGAGACCTGCCCAACAGCCATTAAGTAGACCCATGCAGTCTCCAGGGCGGAACTCCATTTCTCCTGGTAGGAATGGAATAAGTCCTCCTAACAAATTATCTCAGTTGCCAAGGACTTCATCCCCTAGTACTGCATCGACCAAGTCCTCCGGGTCTGGGAAGATGTCCTATACGTCTCCAGGCAGACAGATGAGTCAGCAGAACCTTAGCAAACAAACGGGTTTATCCAAGAATGGCAGTAGTATCCCAAGAAGTGAGTCTGCCTCCAAAGGACTGAATCAGATGAGTAATAGCAATGGATCCAACAAAAAGGTGGAGCTTTCTAGAATGTCTTCAACTAAATCGAGTGGAAGTGAATCCGATAGGTCAGAGAGACCTGTATTAGTACGCCAGTCAACTTTCATCAAAGAAGCTCCAAGCCCAACCCTAAGGAGAAAATTGGAGGAATCTGCTTCATTTgaatctctctctccatcttctagACCAGATTCTCCCACTAGGTCCCAGGCACAGACTCCAGTTTTAAGCCCTTCCCTTCCTGATATGTCTCTGTCCGCACATCCATCCATTCAGTCTGGTGGGTGGCGCAAACTCCCACCTAATCTCAGTCCTACCATAGAGTACAATGACGGAAGACCAGCAAAGCGCCATGATATTGCACGCTCCCATTCTGAAAGTCCTTCGAGACTTCCAATTAATAGGTCAGGAACCTGGAAACGGGAGCACAGCAAGCATTCGTCATCCCTTCCTCGAGTAAGCACTTGGAGAAGAACTGGAAGTTCATCCTCCATTCTTTCTGCTTCATCGGAATCCAGTGAAAAAGCAAAAAGTGAGGATGAAAAACACGTGAACTCGATTTCAGGAACcaaacaaatgaaggaaaaccAAGTATCCACAAAAGgaacatggagaaaaataaaagaaaatgatatttctCCCACAAATAGTACCTCTCAGACCACTTCCTCAGGTGCTGCAAATGGTGCTGAATCAAAGACTCTAATTTATCAAATGGCACCTGCTGTTTCTAAAACAGAGGATGTTTGGGTGAGAATTGAGGACTGTCCCATTAACAACCCTCGATCCGGGAGATCCCCAACAGGAAACATGCCCCCTGTGATTGACACTGTTTTGGAAAAGGGGAACCCAAACGCTAAAGATGCAAAAGATAATCAGGGAAAACCAAGTGTGGGTAATGGCAGTGGCCCCGTACGCGCCGTGGGTTTGGAAAACCGCCTGAACTCCTTTATCCAGGTAGAGGCCCCTGACCAGAAGGGAACGGAGGCAAAACCGGGACCGAGTAACCCTGTCCCTGCACCAGAGGCGAACGAGAGTTGTGCAGCCGAGCGCACCCCGTTCAGCTCCAGCAGCTCAAGCAAGCACAGTTCCCCCAGCGGGACCGTCGCTGCCAGAGTGACCCCCTTTAATTACAACCCGAGCCCTCGGAAGAGCAGCGCGGACGGCACGTCAGCCCGGCCGTCCCAGATCCCCACGCCGGTGGCCACCGCCACGAAGAAACGGGATTCCAAGACTGACGGCGCCGAGTCCGGCGGAACCCAGAGCCCTAAGCGCCATTCCGGGTCTTACCTCGTGACGTCCGTGTGA